Proteins from a genomic interval of Diaminobutyricimonas aerilata:
- a CDS encoding ABC transporter substrate-binding protein: protein MKTIRRTLTTIAGIAAIGVGLTACASGDGGASADGREEVVMWGSWSGDQVAQLNEQAGAFNDSQDEYRVKYVAQELVEEKLLTAIAGGQVPDVVLWDRYNTSLYAPKGALQPIDELVEEDSVDLDAFYQEALGELEVDGELYGLPLLVDNRSLYYNKQILAEAGVTPPTTWDELLTAAEALTVREGGKLQRAGFMLDDPGLFNMYLWQAGGDLLNDDETKVEFNSEQGLQVLDFWQRLLDAGVYEQGFGDGIDAFAEGRTAMRLDGPWQLSTYDKVEGLEYGVVQPPAGPNGDKGAGMGGFGLVIPQGAKNAEGAWEFMKWWATQPENGVNFAKIAGWIPANIEAANDPYFTEDEHLAGFIQTLEYARVRPSVSGYSDVEGKALIPALEKYLSGEIDAQTALDDAEQQGNRILEENR from the coding sequence ATGAAGACCATCCGACGCACCCTCACCACGATCGCGGGCATCGCCGCGATCGGCGTGGGGCTCACCGCCTGCGCCTCCGGCGACGGCGGCGCATCCGCCGACGGCCGCGAGGAGGTGGTGATGTGGGGATCCTGGTCGGGCGACCAGGTCGCACAGCTCAACGAGCAGGCCGGCGCGTTCAACGACTCGCAGGACGAATACCGCGTCAAGTACGTCGCCCAGGAGCTCGTCGAAGAGAAGCTGCTCACCGCCATCGCCGGCGGCCAGGTGCCCGACGTCGTGCTGTGGGATCGCTACAACACCTCGCTCTACGCGCCCAAGGGCGCCCTGCAGCCGATCGACGAGCTCGTGGAAGAGGACAGCGTCGACCTCGACGCCTTCTACCAGGAGGCGCTCGGCGAGCTCGAGGTCGACGGCGAGCTGTACGGCCTGCCGCTGCTGGTCGACAACCGCTCGCTGTACTACAACAAGCAGATCCTCGCCGAGGCGGGCGTGACGCCCCCCACCACGTGGGATGAGCTGCTCACCGCCGCGGAGGCGCTCACGGTGCGCGAGGGCGGCAAGCTGCAGCGCGCCGGCTTCATGCTCGACGACCCGGGCCTGTTCAACATGTACCTGTGGCAGGCCGGCGGCGACCTGCTCAACGACGACGAGACGAAGGTCGAGTTCAACAGCGAGCAGGGCCTCCAGGTGCTCGACTTCTGGCAGCGTCTGCTCGACGCCGGCGTGTACGAGCAGGGCTTCGGCGACGGCATCGACGCGTTCGCCGAGGGTCGCACCGCGATGCGCCTCGACGGTCCGTGGCAGCTGTCGACCTACGACAAGGTCGAAGGACTCGAGTACGGCGTCGTGCAGCCCCCCGCCGGACCGAACGGCGACAAGGGCGCGGGCATGGGCGGCTTCGGTCTCGTCATCCCGCAGGGTGCCAAGAACGCCGAAGGCGCGTGGGAGTTCATGAAGTGGTGGGCCACCCAGCCCGAGAACGGCGTGAACTTCGCCAAGATCGCCGGCTGGATCCCCGCCAACATCGAGGCGGCGAACGATCCGTACTTCACCGAGGACGAGCACCTCGCCGGCTTCATCCAGACGCTCGAATACGCCCGGGTGCGCCCGAGCGTGAGCGGCTACTCCGACGTCGAGGGCAAGGCCCTCATCCCCGCCCTCGAGAAGTACCTCTCGGGTGAGATCGACGCGCAGACCGCGCTCGACGACGCCGAACAGCAGGGCAACCGCATCCTCGAGGAGAACAGGTAG
- a CDS encoding glycoside hydrolase family 76 protein gives MKRRMLLAASLALATATAVGVSVPATALTTDQATDAFESFVDVYWDPQKQYFYTYSDRVVHPEHAHGPEGGLYTDYWWEAQLWHTVMDRYERAGDAQSRAMIDQVFDGFQAAYPKWNENDWNDDIGWWAQGAIRAYDLTGDKEYLKFARKAFDFIAKYEDSTYGGGIWWKNVDIGNGSLNQKNVATNGAAIETAVRLYEETGKKKYLETAQRLFAWLDSSFVREDGKVSDHFAGAGELTGWEFTYNQGNFAGAALALYRATGEERYLDRAVLAVDWAVDNLTNSGVFLNEGDNDTGGFKAVLTRVMRDLIDDGGQEQYEAVLTLNASAAAHSVNSQGIGSIDWASPAPEPEQGAIQSLAAGGVAAITNQAEPDGDAGIAEGTGVYEPENSARDRVNTESSNPGFTGRGYLAGWIADGSKVTFHVNVAASGERDVTLRYAAGAGDATRHLRVNGELLPVVTLPGTNGWGNWQQVTVPLTLDEGHNSIEVIAPIGGGNYVNLDSLTVELTE, from the coding sequence ATGAAACGACGGATGCTCCTGGCCGCCTCACTCGCCCTCGCCACCGCGACAGCGGTCGGCGTGAGTGTTCCAGCCACGGCCCTCACCACCGACCAGGCGACCGACGCGTTCGAGTCGTTCGTCGACGTGTACTGGGATCCGCAGAAGCAGTACTTCTACACCTACAGCGACCGGGTCGTCCACCCGGAGCACGCGCACGGACCGGAGGGCGGGCTCTACACCGACTACTGGTGGGAGGCGCAGCTCTGGCACACCGTGATGGACCGCTACGAGCGGGCCGGCGACGCGCAGAGCCGGGCGATGATCGACCAGGTCTTCGACGGGTTCCAGGCCGCCTACCCCAAGTGGAACGAGAACGACTGGAACGACGACATCGGCTGGTGGGCGCAGGGCGCCATCCGCGCCTACGACCTCACCGGTGACAAGGAGTACCTGAAGTTCGCGCGCAAGGCGTTCGACTTCATCGCCAAGTACGAGGACTCCACCTACGGCGGCGGCATCTGGTGGAAGAACGTCGACATCGGCAACGGGTCGCTCAACCAGAAGAACGTCGCCACCAACGGCGCCGCGATCGAGACGGCCGTGCGCCTGTACGAGGAGACCGGCAAGAAGAAGTATCTCGAGACCGCGCAGCGGCTCTTCGCCTGGCTCGACTCGAGCTTCGTGCGTGAGGACGGCAAGGTGAGCGACCACTTCGCGGGAGCCGGCGAGCTCACCGGATGGGAGTTCACGTACAACCAGGGCAACTTCGCCGGCGCCGCGCTCGCCCTCTACCGGGCGACGGGCGAGGAGCGCTACCTCGACCGTGCGGTGCTCGCCGTCGACTGGGCCGTCGACAATCTCACCAACTCGGGTGTGTTCCTCAACGAGGGCGACAACGACACCGGGGGGTTCAAGGCGGTACTGACCCGCGTCATGCGCGACCTCATCGACGACGGCGGCCAGGAGCAGTACGAAGCGGTGCTCACGCTCAACGCGTCGGCGGCCGCGCACTCCGTCAACTCGCAGGGCATCGGCTCGATCGACTGGGCTTCGCCCGCTCCGGAGCCCGAGCAGGGTGCCATCCAGAGCCTCGCCGCCGGCGGCGTCGCGGCGATCACCAACCAGGCCGAGCCCGACGGCGACGCCGGGATCGCCGAGGGCACCGGGGTGTACGAGCCGGAGAACTCGGCCCGCGACCGCGTGAACACCGAGTCGTCGAACCCCGGCTTCACCGGCCGCGGCTACCTCGCGGGATGGATCGCGGACGGCAGCAAGGTCACGTTCCACGTCAATGTGGCGGCATCCGGCGAGCGCGACGTCACGCTGCGCTACGCCGCGGGAGCGGGCGACGCCACCCGCCACCTGCGGGTGAACGGCGAGCTGCTGCCCGTCGTGACCCTGCCGGGCACGAACGGATGGGGGAACTGGCAGCAGGTGACGGTGCCGCTCACGCTCGACGAGGGCCACAACTCGATCGAGGTGATCGCCCCCATCGGCGGCGGCAACTACGTCAACCTCGACTCCCTCACGGTCGAGCTGACCGAGTAA
- a CDS encoding carbohydrate ABC transporter permease, which yields MTAIATKTQPRASATVSPARKRARQRRGALRFIWYIAVILVSLVTVTPLIWTIATSLKPAGEVLSGALDLLPSTPTLENYVTALTTVPFGRYFFNSMVLSVGGALTNLFFGSLGGYALARLRFRGRNAVFAVFVSSLMIPGIVTMIPSFLVLRHFPFVGGNDVLGQGGIGFINTYWAVIIPGAAGAFAVFFMKQFFESLPAELGEAARIDGASEFRIFAQVYLPLAKAGLAVLAILSFQAGWNNFVWPLIVLNDQSMMTVQVGLAAFVNNYETSYGPLMAGTIVASLPVLLLFVFAQRYIIEGIAHVGSK from the coding sequence ATGACCGCCATCGCCACCAAAACCCAGCCCCGCGCATCCGCGACCGTGTCACCGGCCCGCAAGCGCGCCCGCCAGCGCCGCGGTGCGCTGCGGTTCATCTGGTACATCGCCGTCATCCTCGTGAGCCTCGTCACGGTGACGCCGCTCATCTGGACGATCGCCACATCCCTCAAGCCGGCGGGCGAGGTGCTAAGCGGCGCACTCGACCTGCTGCCGAGCACCCCGACCCTCGAGAACTACGTCACCGCCCTCACGACGGTGCCGTTCGGGCGGTACTTCTTCAACTCGATGGTGCTGAGCGTCGGCGGTGCGCTCACCAACCTGTTCTTCGGCTCGCTCGGCGGTTACGCGCTCGCCCGGTTGCGGTTCCGCGGTCGCAACGCGGTGTTCGCCGTGTTCGTGTCGTCGCTCATGATCCCCGGCATCGTCACGATGATCCCGTCGTTCCTCGTGTTGCGGCACTTCCCCTTCGTGGGCGGCAACGACGTGCTCGGCCAGGGCGGCATCGGCTTCATCAACACCTACTGGGCGGTCATCATCCCCGGCGCCGCCGGCGCGTTCGCGGTGTTCTTCATGAAGCAGTTCTTCGAGTCGCTGCCCGCCGAGCTCGGCGAGGCGGCCCGCATCGACGGGGCGAGCGAGTTCCGCATCTTCGCCCAGGTGTACCTGCCGCTCGCGAAGGCGGGGCTCGCGGTTCTCGCCATCCTGAGCTTCCAGGCCGGCTGGAACAACTTCGTCTGGCCGCTCATCGTGCTCAACGACCAGTCGATGATGACCGTGCAGGTGGGCCTCGCCGCGTTCGTCAACAACTACGAGACGAGCTACGGACCGCTCATGGCGGGAACCATCGTCGCGAGCCTGCCCGTGCTGCTGCTGTTCGTCTTCGCCCAGCGCTACATCATCGAGGGCATCGCCCACGTCGGATCCAAGTGA
- a CDS encoding glycoside hydrolase family 125 protein: MARIDEELVRGIADAVRKRVGERIGTTFESCFRNTLSTTMRELPDGTLFLLTGDIPAMWLRDSTAQLTPYLHFADRDPLLADTISRVSRRQLDYVLLDPYANAFNAGPDAAGHQSDATEQSPWVWERKYEVDSLCYPVQLAHDLWRITGRTDHLDRFAEAARAIIALWRVEQRHETDSDYRFQRFDAPQSDTLVRDGLGPLTEPTGLTWSGFRPSDDATEHGYNIPGNAFAAVELAHIAELAREVLDDAALADDAEALRAEIAAAIAEHGVVAGPDGDPIYAYEVDGRGATLVMDDANVPSLLSLPMLGWCASDDPLYLATRRAILGPHNPHWARGEHAYGIGSPHTPPGHVWPIALAVEGLTATEESERMRIIETLVATDAGTGLMHESFHPDDPTVYTRPWFSWANAMFCELVLDACGLRTHRRAPIGSEVTG; this comes from the coding sequence GTGGCTCGGATCGACGAGGAACTCGTGCGCGGCATCGCCGACGCGGTGCGGAAACGGGTGGGGGAGCGGATCGGCACGACCTTCGAGTCGTGCTTCCGCAACACGCTCAGCACCACGATGCGGGAGCTGCCCGACGGCACGCTCTTCCTGCTCACCGGCGACATCCCGGCGATGTGGTTGCGCGACTCGACCGCGCAGCTGACGCCCTACCTGCACTTCGCCGATCGCGATCCGCTGCTCGCCGACACCATCTCGCGCGTGTCGCGCCGGCAGCTCGACTACGTGCTGCTCGACCCCTACGCCAACGCGTTCAACGCGGGTCCCGACGCGGCCGGCCACCAGTCGGATGCGACCGAGCAGTCGCCGTGGGTCTGGGAGCGCAAGTACGAGGTCGACTCCCTCTGCTACCCCGTGCAGCTCGCCCACGACCTCTGGCGCATCACCGGTCGCACCGACCACCTCGACCGTTTCGCCGAGGCGGCGCGCGCGATCATCGCCCTCTGGCGGGTGGAGCAGCGGCACGAGACCGACTCCGACTACCGGTTCCAGCGCTTCGACGCCCCGCAGAGCGACACGCTCGTGCGTGACGGCCTTGGTCCGCTCACCGAACCGACCGGGCTCACCTGGAGCGGCTTCCGCCCGAGCGACGATGCCACCGAGCACGGCTACAACATCCCGGGCAACGCCTTCGCCGCCGTCGAACTCGCGCACATCGCCGAGCTCGCCCGCGAGGTGCTCGACGACGCGGCGCTCGCCGACGACGCCGAGGCCCTCCGCGCCGAGATCGCCGCGGCGATCGCCGAGCACGGCGTCGTCGCCGGCCCGGACGGCGACCCGATCTACGCCTACGAGGTCGACGGACGCGGAGCGACGCTCGTCATGGACGACGCGAACGTGCCGTCGCTGCTGTCGCTTCCGATGCTCGGCTGGTGCGCATCCGACGACCCCCTCTACCTCGCGACCCGCCGCGCGATCCTCGGCCCGCACAACCCGCACTGGGCGCGGGGCGAGCACGCGTACGGCATCGGCAGTCCGCACACCCCGCCCGGTCACGTGTGGCCGATTGCGCTCGCCGTGGAGGGCCTCACCGCCACGGAGGAGAGCGAGCGGATGCGCATCATCGAGACCCTCGTCGCGACCGACGCCGGCACGGGGCTCATGCACGAGTCGTTCCACCCGGACGACCCGACCGTGTACACCCGCCCGTGGTTCTCGTGGGCGAACGCCATGTTCTGCGAACTCGTGCTCGACGCGTGCGGACTCCGCACCCACCGCCGCGCACCGATCGGATCGGAGGTGACCGGATGA
- a CDS encoding glycoside hydrolase family 76 protein — MTLTATSTLWSERADLSQRSIDTLFGAPAPQLLHNRHPFDDGDDEVFNYWWLAHLMDARLDAAERDPAGGWIDRAIEAHDNIVERNDGSLFNDYFDDMLWFALATLRLHDATGDGRWLGEAVAIFDHVIEFGWNNELGESLAWRKQQLYYKNTPANGPLVILGARLHRVTGEERYLDYARRSFDWITRTLVDPDTGFVEDGVNREQDGEVDRHWRFTYNQGLYIGAAVELHREGVGGDLIAVAARTARTAIRELGDGTVFTREGDGGDEGLFKGVFYRYLGVLLPFLDGAERAELESFVESSTDALWRNAERDGVLRPGNDWSQVESGKIAYSTMLSAVMATELRATLEAQRSA, encoded by the coding sequence ATGACCCTCACCGCCACATCCACGCTCTGGTCGGAGCGCGCCGATCTCTCGCAGCGCAGCATCGACACGCTGTTCGGGGCGCCCGCCCCGCAGCTGCTGCACAACCGGCATCCGTTCGACGACGGTGACGACGAGGTGTTCAACTACTGGTGGCTCGCCCACCTGATGGACGCCCGACTCGACGCCGCCGAGCGCGACCCCGCCGGGGGATGGATCGACCGCGCGATCGAAGCGCACGACAACATCGTCGAGCGCAACGACGGCTCGCTGTTCAACGACTACTTCGACGACATGCTGTGGTTCGCGCTCGCGACGCTGCGGCTGCACGACGCCACCGGCGACGGCCGGTGGCTCGGCGAAGCGGTGGCGATCTTCGATCACGTGATCGAGTTCGGCTGGAACAACGAGCTCGGCGAGAGCCTGGCGTGGCGCAAGCAGCAGCTGTACTACAAGAACACGCCCGCGAACGGACCGCTCGTCATCCTCGGCGCCCGCTTGCACCGGGTGACGGGCGAGGAGCGGTACCTCGACTACGCACGCCGCTCGTTCGACTGGATCACCCGCACCCTCGTCGACCCCGACACGGGCTTCGTCGAGGACGGCGTGAACCGCGAGCAGGACGGCGAGGTCGACCGGCACTGGCGCTTCACCTACAACCAGGGCCTGTACATCGGGGCCGCGGTCGAGCTGCATCGGGAGGGGGTGGGCGGCGACCTCATCGCGGTCGCCGCCCGCACCGCCCGCACCGCGATCCGCGAGCTCGGCGACGGCACGGTGTTCACCCGCGAGGGCGACGGCGGCGACGAGGGCCTGTTCAAGGGAGTGTTCTACCGCTATCTGGGTGTGCTGCTGCCGTTCCTCGACGGCGCCGAGCGGGCGGAGCTCGAGTCGTTCGTCGAGTCCAGCACGGATGCGCTGTGGCGCAACGCGGAGCGCGACGGCGTGCTGCGTCCGGGCAACGACTGGTCGCAGGTGGAGTCGGGCAAGATCGCCTACTCGACGATGCTCAGCGCCGTGATGGCGACAGAGCTGCGCGCGACCCTCGAGGCGCAGCGCTCCGCCTGA
- a CDS encoding carbohydrate ABC transporter permease, giving the protein MTALVTPEAQATVAAETVRGRAPKRVRRPRGIDPTRRQQAVNAWIFLLVPVALFVLFTLLPIGIAGVVSFTDYAVVGEAEWVGGENYNRIVSDPFFWIALRNTAWYTLLYVPLGLLVALGTALLLNRSAKTVKLFRTLFYIPVVSSTVATATIWYWLLNPQYGLLNVVLGWFGINGPAWLYDSQWAMIAIVIMSVWAGFGANMMIFLGGLQGVPSDLYEAARLDGANGWQVFRFVTMPSLSRTTFLVSTLLIIGAFQVFDQAYVLTKGGPGNSTITMVYYIYNRGFASLEMGYASALSFVLFAIIIVFSLANARITNRGGRA; this is encoded by the coding sequence ATGACCGCACTCGTGACCCCCGAGGCGCAGGCGACCGTCGCGGCGGAGACCGTGCGCGGACGCGCGCCGAAGCGCGTCCGACGACCGCGGGGCATCGACCCCACGCGGCGGCAGCAGGCCGTGAACGCGTGGATCTTCCTGCTCGTGCCCGTCGCGCTCTTCGTGCTCTTCACCCTGCTGCCCATCGGAATCGCCGGGGTGGTCAGCTTCACCGACTACGCCGTCGTCGGCGAGGCCGAATGGGTGGGCGGCGAGAACTACAACCGCATCGTGAGCGACCCGTTCTTCTGGATCGCCCTGCGCAACACGGCCTGGTACACGCTCCTCTACGTGCCGCTCGGCCTGCTCGTCGCCCTCGGCACGGCCCTGCTGCTCAACCGCAGCGCGAAGACGGTGAAGCTCTTCCGCACCCTCTTCTACATCCCCGTCGTCTCGTCCACGGTCGCCACCGCGACCATCTGGTACTGGCTGCTCAACCCGCAGTACGGCCTGCTCAACGTCGTGCTCGGGTGGTTCGGCATCAACGGACCGGCGTGGCTCTACGACTCGCAGTGGGCGATGATCGCGATCGTCATCATGAGCGTGTGGGCCGGGTTCGGCGCCAACATGATGATCTTCCTCGGCGGTCTGCAGGGCGTGCCCTCCGACCTCTACGAGGCCGCCCGGCTCGACGGAGCGAACGGCTGGCAGGTGTTCCGGTTCGTGACGATGCCGTCGCTGTCGCGCACGACGTTCCTCGTCTCCACGCTGCTCATCATCGGCGCGTTCCAGGTCTTCGACCAGGCCTACGTGCTCACCAAGGGCGGGCCCGGCAACTCGACGATCACGATGGTCTACTACATCTACAACCGGGGCTTCGCCTCGCTCGAGATGGGGTACGCCTCCGCGCTCTCGTTCGTGCTGTTCGCGATCATCATCGTCTTCTCGCTCGCCAATGCCCGCATCACGAACCGGGGAGGCCGCGCATGA